A window of Salmo trutta chromosome 5, fSalTru1.1, whole genome shotgun sequence contains these coding sequences:
- the LOC115194720 gene encoding acidic leucine-rich nuclear phosphoprotein 32 family member B, giving the protein MDMKKRIHLELRNRTPSDVQELVLDNCRSNEGKMEGITEEFENLELLSLINVGLINVSNIPKLGKLKKLELSDNRISGGLEVLAERLVNLTHLNLSGNKFKDISTLEPLKKLPILKSLDLFNCEVTNLGDYRESIFKLLPQLTYLDGYDIEDCEASDSDGEGDGVEDEDDEEGEEGESEEEEDEEDDEEVVAEEEDDSGESGEDGEVNGDVDDDEDDDDDDDDEDDDEEDDSPVKGEKRKRDPEDEDEDD; this is encoded by the exons ATGGACATGAAAAAGAGAATTCACCTAGAACTGAGAAATAGGACGCCGTCGGAT GTTCAGGAGCTTGTCCTGGATAACTGTCGGTCGAACGAGGGGAAAATGGAGGGCATAACGGAGGAGTTTGAAAACCTGGAACTGTTGAGTCTCATCAACGTCGGCCTCATCAACGTCTCAAACATACCCAAACTGGGGAAATTAAAAAAG TTGGAGCTAAGTGACAACAGGATATCTGGTGGTCTGGAGGTGCTGGCTGAGAGGCTGGTCAACCTCACACACCTCAACCTCTCTGGGAACAAGTTCAAGGACATCAGCACACTGGAACCACTG AAAAAGCTTCCCATACTGAAGTCCCTGGACTTGTTTAACTGTGAGGTCACCAACCtgggagactacagagagagcaTCTTCAAGCTCCTCCCACAGCTCACGTACCTGGATGGCTACGATATCGAAGACTGCGAAGCCTCCGACTCGGACGGCGAGGGAGACGGGGTCGAGGATGAAGATGATGAAG aaggggaggagggagagtctgaagaggaggaggatgaagaggatgacGAAGAGGTCGTtgcagaggaggaggatgacAGTGGGGAGAGTGGAGAG gatggGGAGGTGAACGGAGATGTTGACGATGACGAAGAcgacgatgatgatgacgatgacgaAGACGACGACG aagAGGATGACTCTCCagtgaaaggagagaagaggaagagggatcCTGAAGATGAGGATGAAGATGATTGA